The Coregonus clupeaformis isolate EN_2021a chromosome 20, ASM2061545v1, whole genome shotgun sequence genome contains a region encoding:
- the LOC121532955 gene encoding 4-trimethylaminobutyraldehyde dehydrogenase-like, protein MYSNIDNCRDDMTCVKEEIFGPVMSVMPFDTEEEVLKRANNTTFGLASGVFTRDISRAHRVAENLQAGTCFINNYNISPVEVPFGGYKQSGFGRENGQVTIEYYSQLKTVVVEKRDVDDSFNC, encoded by the exons ATGTATTCCAACATAGACAACTGCAGAGATGACATGACGTGTGTGAAGGAGGAGATCTTTGGGCCTGTAATGTCAGTGATGCCCTTTGACACAGAAGAGGAAGTGCTGAAGAGGGCCAACAACACTACCTTCGGCCTGGCCTCTGGAGTCTTCACCAG GGATATATCCCGGGCCCACCGGGTGGCTGAGAACCTGCAGGCTGGAACCTGCTTCATCAACAACTACAACATCAGCCCTGTGGAGGTGCCCTTCGGAGGGTACAAGCAGTCTG GTTTTGGCAGGGAGAATGGCCAGGTGACCATCGAGTACTACTCCCAGCTGAAGACTGTGGTTGTGGAGAAGAGAGACGTGGACGATTCCTTTAATTGTtaa